The Toxotes jaculatrix isolate fToxJac2 chromosome 21, fToxJac2.pri, whole genome shotgun sequence genome includes a region encoding these proteins:
- the metrn gene encoding meteorin, with the protein MSGLGVWINAIWILLFAIFDAALSNYSEDQCSWRGSGLSQQQGSVEQISLHCSEGTLDWLYPKGALRLTLSPRLPSVAVGPGGSSSGLITACVKPSEQFHGAQLYLERDGVLELLVGDRLESSPPPRVRCFSRLPGERVALFLQATPHQDISRRIASFRYELRGDWTARLSLDSNTISSEDACRPCNNTEILMAVCTSDFVVRGNIRAVQEDENLRAAVIKVSATRVFRQKYALFTGKSRLTSKGEIRTLLQCGVKPGSGSFLFTGRVHFGEAWLGCAPRYKDFQRAYSIAKAAQQIPCELPVD; encoded by the exons ATGTCTGGTCTGGGGGTTTGGATTAACGCAATCTGGATTTTACTTTTTGCCATTTTTGATGCGGCTCTTTCAAACTATTCCGAGGACCAGTGCAGCTGGAGAGGCAG TGGTTTGTCCCAGCAGCAGGGCAGCGTGGAGCAGATCTCCCTCCACTGCTCTGAGGGCACTCTGGACTGGCTGTATCCCAAAGGAGCCCTGCGCCTCACCCTCTCACCCCGCCTGCCCTCTGTGGCGGTGGGGCCCGGCGGCAGCAGCTCGGGCCTCATCACAGCCTGCGTCAAGCCCTCGGAGCAGTTCCACGGAGCCCAGCTCTACCTGGAGCGAGACGGGGTCCTAGAACTGCTGGTAGGGGACCGCCTGGAGTCCTCACCCCCGCCGAGGGTTCGGTGCTTCAGCCGACTGCCTGGGGAGAGGGTGGCCCTGTTCCTGCAAGCTACACCTCACCAGGACATCAGCAGGAGGATCGCATCCTTTCGTTATGAGCTGAGAGGGGACTGGACTGCTCGCCTGTCGCTGGACTCCAACACCATCAGCAGTGAAG aTGCCTGCAGACCCTGCAACAACACAGAGATTCTGATGGCTGTTTGCACCAGTGACTTTG TGGTGCGTGGTAACATCCGGGCAGTGCAGGAAGACGAGAACTTACGGGCAGCGGTGATCAAGGTCAGTGCCACCCGGGTGTTCCGTCAGAAGTACGCCCTGTTCACCGGCAAAAGTCGCCTGACCAGCAAGGGTGAGATCAGgactctgctgcagtgtggCGTCAAACCTGGGTCCGGCAGCTTCCTTTTCACCGGTCGGGTCCACTTTGGGGAGGCCTGGTTGGGCTGCGCTCCCCGCTACAAGGACTTCCAGAGGGCGTACTCTATAGCCAAAGCAGCCCAGCAAATACCCTGTGAACTGCCTGTAGACTGA